Proteins encoded by one window of Cyanobium sp. NS01:
- a CDS encoding globin domain-containing protein yields MTAGISQKTIDIVKATAPVVKEHGEKITSRMYEIAFSERPDYKLGFESTWMVDAHGNGQAKKLASSVYAYATHIDRLDELANAVDAIAHRHVACRILPEQYPLIGEKLLQAMKEVLGDAATDEVMAAWTEAYGALAAILIDAEASLYKQNDIDLVEKLGTSQI; encoded by the coding sequence ATGACGGCAGGAATCTCACAGAAGACGATCGACATTGTCAAGGCAACGGCTCCGGTGGTGAAGGAGCACGGTGAGAAGATCACCTCTCGCATGTATGAAATCGCTTTTTCGGAGCGGCCTGACTACAAACTTGGCTTTGAGAGCACCTGGATGGTTGATGCCCATGGCAACGGGCAGGCCAAGAAGCTGGCTTCATCCGTTTATGCCTATGCAACCCATATTGACCGGCTTGACGAACTTGCCAATGCGGTTGATGCCATTGCCCACCGGCATGTTGCCTGTCGAATACTGCCTGAACAGTACCCCCTGATTGGAGAAAAACTGCTCCAGGCCATGAAAGAGGTTCTGGGTGATGCCGCCACTGATGAAGTGATGGCCGCATGGACCGAAGCCTATGGGGCTTTGGCAGCCATCCTCATTGATGCAGAGGCAAGTCTGTACAAGCAGAACGACATTGACCTGGTCGAAAAGCTCGGCACAAGCCAGATCTAG
- the corA gene encoding magnesium/cobalt transporter CorA, producing the protein MIRLAPGSLVSRRLQERPGELPGPLFVHGGQPPTSLSALLFTPDGAVEQRLDNLDDLDALLATGMPCWLRLQGQADTALVSEVLARVGVPELLHAPLIDTPQRTRLDAVEDVVLVVMHRLSFSRTPARLISEQVGLLLLPNLLLSLEEAPKPEAFPRLSRWLLGLRPPPGQEDLDDLLHFLIDELLDELFPMLEELADLLDGMEEAALRNPRPSLLNRTYQVRATLRQIRSQVWPLRPQIMILLRQNHRLLGGEALSGFRDMDQQVTLIFEHVELLRHQCDAVTDAYMASMGSRMNQVMKTLTIVSTIFAPLTFVAGIYGMNFVRMPELKWSFGYPLALAFMALIAMLQSYWLWRRGWFEDWTAQRGWPSQRGGSDRGGRLGR; encoded by the coding sequence ATGATCCGTCTGGCCCCGGGGTCGCTCGTGTCCCGCCGGCTGCAGGAGCGGCCGGGCGAGCTTCCCGGGCCCCTGTTCGTGCACGGCGGCCAGCCTCCCACCAGCCTCTCGGCCCTGCTGTTCACACCCGATGGGGCCGTGGAGCAGCGGCTCGATAACCTCGACGATCTTGATGCTCTGCTGGCCACGGGCATGCCCTGCTGGTTGCGCCTGCAGGGCCAGGCCGATACGGCGCTGGTGAGCGAGGTGTTGGCACGGGTGGGGGTTCCTGAGCTGCTGCACGCCCCCTTGATCGACACGCCCCAGCGCACCCGCCTCGATGCGGTGGAGGACGTGGTGCTGGTGGTGATGCACCGCCTCAGCTTTTCGAGAACGCCGGCGCGGCTGATCTCTGAGCAGGTGGGTCTGCTGCTGCTGCCCAACCTGCTGCTCAGCCTCGAGGAAGCCCCCAAGCCGGAGGCCTTCCCCCGCCTCAGCCGTTGGCTGCTGGGCCTGAGGCCGCCGCCCGGCCAGGAGGATCTCGATGATCTGCTGCACTTCCTGATTGATGAGCTGCTCGATGAGCTCTTCCCGATGCTGGAGGAACTGGCCGATCTGCTGGATGGCATGGAGGAGGCAGCCCTGCGCAACCCCAGGCCGAGCCTGCTGAACCGCACCTACCAGGTGCGCGCCACCCTGAGGCAGATCCGCAGCCAGGTGTGGCCCCTGAGGCCCCAGATCATGATCCTGCTGCGCCAGAACCATCGCCTGCTCGGTGGCGAGGCGCTCAGCGGTTTCCGGGACATGGATCAGCAGGTGACGCTGATCTTTGAACATGTGGAGTTATTGCGGCACCAGTGCGATGCCGTGACCGACGCCTACATGGCCAGCATGGGAAGTCGCATGAACCAGGTGATGAAGACACTCACCATCGTGTCGACCATCTTTGCCCCGCTCACTTTCGTGGCGGGCATCTACGGCATGAACTTCGTGCGGATGCCCGAACTCAAGTGGAGCTTCGGCTATCCCCTGGCCCTGGCCTTCATGGCCCTGATTGCCATGCTGCAGAGCTACTGGTTATGGCGGCGCGGCTGGTTCGAGGACTGGACAGCCCAGCGCGGTTGGCCGTCCCAGCGTGGTGGATCGGACCGCGGCGGGCGCTTGGGTCGGTAG
- a CDS encoding Coq4 family protein: MGAAAMMQQLRQRLESLRLVASLGQFLNHPGELDNVFAITRHLQGSPLATQMQRHLLAHPGMAALVEAGWRPAPVDLDQLLALPAGSLGHAYAQHLRGQGLTAESLIDPTPITSPQQYLTHRLRETHDIVHVLTGFGVDGPGELGLQAFNLAQVRSPLAVMLIFGGLLNVLQEDEPLEPLLRALSHGFSMGLAARLVVAARLEEGWERPLLAWRQELGLPAEGA, translated from the coding sequence ATGGGCGCGGCCGCGATGATGCAGCAGCTGAGGCAACGGCTGGAGTCGTTGCGGTTGGTGGCCAGCCTCGGTCAGTTCCTCAACCATCCAGGCGAGCTCGACAACGTGTTCGCCATCACCCGCCATCTGCAGGGCAGTCCCCTCGCCACCCAGATGCAGCGCCATCTGCTGGCGCACCCGGGGATGGCCGCCCTGGTGGAAGCCGGCTGGCGGCCCGCCCCGGTGGATCTCGATCAGCTGCTGGCGCTGCCCGCAGGCAGCCTGGGCCATGCCTACGCCCAGCACCTGCGCGGCCAGGGTCTGACGGCGGAGAGCCTGATCGATCCCACGCCGATCACCTCGCCGCAGCAGTACCTCACCCACCGGCTGCGCGAGACCCACGACATCGTGCACGTGCTCACCGGTTTCGGCGTGGATGGGCCGGGCGAGCTGGGCCTGCAGGCCTTCAACCTGGCCCAGGTGCGCTCCCCCCTGGCGGTGATGCTGATCTTCGGCGGTCTGCTCAATGTGCTCCAGGAGGATGAGCCGCTTGAGCCCCTGCTGCGGGCCCTCAGCCACGGTTTTTCGATGGGCCTGGCCGCCCGCCTGGTGGTGGCCGCCAGGCTGGAGGAGGGCTGGGAGCGGCCCCTGCTGGCCTGGCGCCAGGAGCTGGGCCTGCCTGCGGAGGGCGCCTGA
- a CDS encoding nitroreductase family protein — protein MDVFEAIVSRRAVKQFDPSHRLTPAEERRLLEATIQAPTSFNIQHWRFVILRDPELRARIRTELGNDQAQITDASLLVLFTADTRAFAKNPERYWVNAPQEVAELLVGWMGPFHAGREWLQRDEAQRSIGMAMMTMMLAATGMGYQTCPMIGFEIEQLAQLIQLPSDHVMGPLVAIGKGTKEPWPKPGQVPLEELVVENHF, from the coding sequence ATGGATGTGTTCGAGGCCATTGTCAGCCGACGCGCCGTCAAGCAGTTCGATCCCAGCCACCGGCTGACGCCTGCGGAGGAGCGCCGCCTGCTGGAGGCCACCATCCAGGCCCCCACCAGCTTCAACATCCAGCACTGGCGCTTTGTGATCCTGCGGGATCCCGAGCTGCGCGCCCGCATCCGCACCGAGCTGGGCAACGACCAGGCCCAGATCACCGACGCCTCCCTGCTGGTGCTGTTCACGGCCGACACCAGGGCCTTTGCCAAGAACCCCGAGCGCTACTGGGTCAATGCACCCCAGGAGGTGGCTGAGCTGCTGGTGGGCTGGATGGGCCCCTTCCACGCAGGCCGCGAGTGGCTGCAGCGCGATGAGGCCCAGCGCTCGATCGGCATGGCGATGATGACCATGATGCTGGCCGCCACCGGCATGGGCTATCAGACCTGCCCGATGATCGGCTTTGAGATCGAACAGCTGGCCCAGCTGATCCAGCTGCCTTCCGACCATGTGATGGGCCCGCTGGTGGCCATCGGCAAGGGCACCAAGGAGCCCTGGCCCAAGCCCGGTCAGGTGCCTCTGGAAGAGCTGGTGGTGGAGAACCACTTCTGA
- a CDS encoding carboxylesterase: protein MNPLTARQSPLGVLLLHGFSGGPSTFTSLEPALRRLGLTVAVPRLRGHGEASPQALAGINWVDWLADATSALATLRAELGAGAENGSVIVVGHSMGALLALLLAAEQPGAIDSLVLVATPLQLGSPLAPGRPLGGLVPLLGRLLRGWPLPKDYVDAALAASDPSYPWVPMDALLSFLELIGVARRRLPEVKQPALILHSTADRVVAPAAANLLAAEIGSPSSRVRTAWFERSGHELFRDVEQAAVIDAVVAFVSERIRLASGG from the coding sequence ATGAACCCGCTCACGGCAAGACAATCCCCCCTCGGCGTGCTGCTGCTGCATGGCTTCAGCGGGGGACCCAGCACCTTCACGAGCCTGGAGCCAGCCCTGCGGCGGCTTGGCCTGACCGTGGCCGTCCCACGCCTGCGGGGTCACGGGGAGGCGTCGCCCCAGGCCCTGGCCGGGATCAACTGGGTCGACTGGCTCGCGGATGCCACCAGCGCCCTGGCGACCCTGCGGGCCGAGCTTGGGGCTGGCGCCGAAAACGGCAGCGTGATCGTGGTGGGGCACAGCATGGGGGCCCTGCTGGCGCTGCTGCTGGCGGCCGAGCAGCCCGGGGCGATCGACAGCCTGGTGCTGGTGGCCACACCGCTGCAGCTGGGTTCTCCCCTGGCTCCGGGGCGGCCGCTGGGGGGGCTGGTGCCGCTGCTCGGCCGGCTGCTGCGCGGCTGGCCCCTGCCGAAGGATTACGTCGATGCGGCTCTGGCCGCCAGTGACCCCAGCTATCCCTGGGTGCCGATGGATGCCCTGCTCTCTTTCCTGGAGCTGATTGGGGTGGCCCGGCGGCGACTCCCCGAGGTGAAGCAGCCGGCTCTGATCCTGCACAGCACGGCCGACCGGGTGGTGGCGCCCGCGGCGGCGAACCTGCTGGCCGCCGAGATCGGCAGCCCCAGCAGCCGGGTGCGCACGGCCTGGTTCGAGCGCAGCGGCCATGAGCTGTTCCGCGACGTGGAGCAGGCCGCCGTGATCGACGCGGTGGTGGCGTTTGTGAGCGAGCGGATCAGGCTGGCGAGCGGAGGTTGA
- the katG gene encoding catalase/peroxidase HPI — MTAISQCPFAGRSGAPTTAGDQANHHWWPHQLNLAILHQHAPASNPLGAHFNYAQAFSELDLAAVKRDLHALMTDSQDWWPADWGHYGGLFIRMAWHSAGTYRTGDGRGGGGTGNQRFAPINSWPDNGNLDKARRLLWPIKQKYGTSLSWADLIILAGNCALESMGFPTFGFGGGRVDVWQPEEDIYWGRETSWMGDERHSGDRDLENPLAAVQMGLIYVNPEGPNGEPDPVASGRDVRETFARMAMNDEETVALVAGGHTFGKAHGAGDPELVGPAPEGATLQEQGLGWHNRFGTGKGADATTSGIEGAWKPNPTTWDRGYFEMLFGYEWELEKSPAGAWQWRARDVREEHLIPDAHDPGKRHRPMMTTADLSLRFDPIYEPISRRFHADQQAFADTFARAWFKLTHRDMGPKALYLGPDVPAEDLIWQDPVPAVDHPLIGAAAIAELKALVLASRLTLPELVATAWASASTFRGSDKRGGSNGARLRLDPQNSWEVNQPEQLARVFLVLEGIQQGFNAAQSDGTRVSMADLIVLAGSAAVEAAASAAGQPLQVPFRPGRTDASQEQTDAASFAVLEPQADGFRNVQKRAFAVPAEELLIDRAQLLSLSAPELTVLVGGLRVLGANAGGSSHGVFTHRVGTLSNDFFVNLLDMATVWTPSPEAADSSLPDHFEGRHRATGALRWTATRVDLVFGSNAQLRAIAEVYAQADGAARFAADFVAAWTKVMELGCFNLRSPA, encoded by the coding sequence ATGACGGCCATCAGCCAGTGCCCCTTCGCGGGCCGCTCCGGGGCCCCCACCACGGCGGGCGACCAGGCCAACCACCATTGGTGGCCCCATCAGCTCAATCTGGCCATCCTTCACCAGCACGCGCCAGCCTCGAACCCGCTTGGGGCGCACTTCAACTACGCCCAGGCCTTCAGCGAGCTGGACCTCGCCGCCGTGAAGCGGGATCTCCATGCCCTGATGACCGACTCCCAGGACTGGTGGCCGGCGGACTGGGGCCACTACGGCGGCCTGTTCATTCGCATGGCCTGGCATAGCGCCGGCACCTACCGCACCGGCGATGGCCGTGGCGGCGGCGGCACCGGCAACCAGCGCTTCGCGCCGATCAACAGCTGGCCCGACAACGGCAACCTCGACAAGGCCCGGCGGCTGCTCTGGCCCATCAAGCAGAAGTACGGAACCAGCCTCTCCTGGGCCGATCTGATCATCCTGGCCGGCAACTGTGCCCTCGAATCGATGGGCTTCCCCACCTTCGGCTTCGGTGGCGGCCGTGTGGATGTGTGGCAGCCGGAGGAAGACATCTACTGGGGCCGCGAGACCAGCTGGATGGGGGATGAGCGCCACAGCGGCGACCGCGACCTCGAAAACCCCCTGGCTGCGGTGCAGATGGGGCTGATCTACGTGAACCCGGAAGGCCCCAACGGCGAGCCCGACCCGGTGGCCTCCGGCCGCGATGTGCGCGAGACCTTCGCCCGCATGGCCATGAACGACGAGGAAACCGTGGCCCTGGTGGCGGGCGGCCACACCTTCGGCAAGGCCCACGGCGCCGGCGATCCGGAGCTGGTGGGCCCGGCTCCGGAGGGCGCCACCTTGCAGGAGCAAGGGCTGGGCTGGCACAACCGCTTCGGCACGGGCAAGGGCGCCGATGCCACCACCAGCGGCATCGAGGGCGCCTGGAAGCCCAACCCCACCACCTGGGACCGGGGCTACTTCGAGATGCTGTTCGGCTACGAGTGGGAGCTGGAGAAGAGTCCGGCCGGTGCCTGGCAGTGGCGCGCCAGGGATGTGCGTGAGGAGCACCTGATTCCCGACGCCCACGATCCCGGCAAGCGCCACCGGCCGATGATGACCACCGCCGATCTGTCGCTGCGCTTCGATCCGATCTACGAACCGATCTCCCGGCGCTTCCACGCCGACCAGCAGGCCTTCGCCGACACCTTTGCCCGCGCCTGGTTCAAGCTCACCCACCGCGACATGGGGCCCAAGGCCCTCTACCTCGGCCCCGATGTTCCCGCGGAAGACCTGATCTGGCAGGACCCGGTGCCCGCCGTGGACCATCCCCTCATCGGTGCCGCCGCGATCGCCGAGCTCAAGGCCCTGGTGCTGGCCTCACGGCTCACGCTGCCTGAGCTGGTGGCCACCGCCTGGGCCTCCGCCTCCACCTTCCGCGGCTCCGACAAGCGCGGCGGTAGCAACGGCGCCCGCCTGCGCCTGGATCCCCAGAACAGCTGGGAGGTGAACCAGCCCGAGCAGTTGGCGCGGGTGTTCCTGGTGCTGGAGGGCATCCAGCAGGGTTTCAATGCCGCCCAGAGCGATGGCACCCGGGTGTCCATGGCCGATCTGATTGTGTTGGCCGGATCGGCTGCCGTGGAAGCGGCGGCCAGCGCGGCCGGCCAGCCGCTGCAGGTGCCGTTCCGCCCAGGCCGCACCGACGCCTCCCAGGAGCAGACCGATGCCGCCTCCTTCGCGGTGCTGGAGCCCCAGGCCGACGGCTTCCGCAACGTCCAGAAGCGGGCCTTTGCGGTGCCCGCCGAGGAACTGCTGATCGACCGGGCCCAGCTGCTCAGCCTCAGCGCCCCCGAGCTCACGGTGTTGGTGGGGGGCCTGCGGGTGCTGGGCGCCAATGCGGGCGGCTCCAGCCATGGCGTGTTCACCCACCGCGTCGGCACCCTCAGCAACGACTTCTTCGTGAACCTGCTCGACATGGCCACGGTCTGGACCCCCAGCCCCGAGGCCGCAGACAGCAGCCTCCCCGACCACTTCGAAGGCCGCCACCGCGCCACCGGTGCGCTGCGCTGGACCGCCACCCGGGTGGACCTGGTGTTCGGCTCCAATGCCCAGCTGCGGGCCATCGCCGAGGTCTACGCCCAGGCCGATGGCGCTGCCCGCTTCGCGGCGGATTTCGTGGCGGCCTGGACCAAGGTGATGGAGCTCGGTTGTTTCAACCTCCGCTCGCCAGCCTGA
- a CDS encoding bifunctional 2-polyprenyl-6-hydroxyphenol methylase/3-demethylubiquinol 3-O-methyltransferase UbiG: MSKHSDQSDDLMQSWIANADLWIDIIRGGGIESRRLVTDQAIVDAVLAQQPKRVLDLGCGEGWLVRRLCQQGVDAVGLDGSPTLIAAAQSAGGGKFQVCTYFELANNPSRAGNGFDVISANFSILHQEAAALLKTLRRLLVPRGRIVLQSLHPWSVANAYCDGWREESFHDLEGSWLPMP; this comes from the coding sequence ATGAGCAAACATTCTGATCAATCAGACGATCTAATGCAGAGCTGGATCGCAAATGCCGATCTATGGATAGACATCATCCGAGGTGGCGGTATCGAAAGCCGCCGACTCGTGACAGATCAAGCTATCGTTGACGCGGTGCTCGCTCAACAACCAAAGCGAGTACTCGACCTGGGCTGTGGTGAAGGTTGGTTGGTTCGGAGGCTTTGTCAACAAGGAGTTGATGCTGTGGGATTGGACGGCTCACCGACCCTGATTGCAGCGGCTCAGTCTGCGGGAGGTGGCAAGTTTCAGGTTTGCACATACTTTGAATTAGCCAACAATCCTAGCCGTGCTGGCAACGGCTTCGATGTGATCTCGGCCAACTTTTCCATTCTCCACCAGGAGGCTGCTGCGCTATTGAAAACCCTTAGGCGGTTACTCGTACCACGAGGCAGAATCGTGCTGCAGTCGCTACATCCCTGGTCAGTGGCCAATGCGTATTGCGATGGCTGGCGCGAAGAGAGTTTTCACGATTTGGAGGGCTCCTGGCTGCCCATGCCTTAG
- a CDS encoding mechanosensitive ion channel domain-containing protein — protein MTPALAWNGLIRLFNAPLLPLGSQTITLGSLLGVGLLLLVVTLAARLLRFLLAKRLLLWLGLPEGRREAIGTLLAIGLAAFGYVAVAQGMGLDFGALAVLFGALGVGLGFGLQDLTRNLSSGLTLLMEGKLKVGDLIEFEGTQGFIREISFRSTVIRTFQGSEIVLPNALITNTLVHNLSYLSSQGRVDLAVRVMHGTDPLLVTEALLAVALEEPRVLDDPAPKVVLHQIGREGLEFELWVWTAEIQNQLLLRSAMNYAIHRALKRRGIHLLGEKQVLQLLPEAGPGAPLAFDLDEQLAAIPCFANMDARRLRELVGSGARRRLTAGQMLVEKGDPGRALHLVLEGRISAIHETERISHRLFSFGPGEFFGELPLLLQVPYPTAMWVQEDAVLFEIPSGNVRLLLENRPDFAEIVLQALARRGDVLRSYESCLRERGLLREGDLGNPLQWLRGRLRRVLEPRVGGSFQSTQN, from the coding sequence ATGACCCCAGCGCTGGCCTGGAACGGCCTGATCCGCCTGTTCAACGCGCCGCTGCTGCCCCTGGGCAGCCAGACCATCACCCTGGGCTCGCTGCTGGGGGTGGGGCTGCTGTTGCTGGTGGTGACGCTGGCGGCCCGGCTGCTGCGTTTCCTGCTGGCCAAGCGGCTGCTGCTGTGGCTGGGCCTGCCGGAGGGCCGCCGCGAGGCGATCGGCACGCTGCTGGCGATCGGCCTGGCGGCCTTCGGCTACGTGGCGGTGGCCCAGGGCATGGGGCTCGACTTCGGCGCCCTGGCGGTGCTGTTCGGGGCGCTGGGGGTGGGCCTCGGCTTCGGGCTGCAGGACCTCACCCGCAACCTCAGCAGCGGCCTCACCCTGCTGATGGAGGGGAAGCTGAAGGTGGGCGATCTGATCGAGTTCGAGGGCACCCAGGGCTTCATCCGCGAGATCTCCTTCCGCTCCACCGTGATCCGCACCTTCCAGGGCTCGGAGATCGTGCTGCCCAACGCCCTGATCACCAACACGCTTGTGCACAACCTCAGCTACCTGAGCTCCCAGGGGCGGGTGGATCTGGCGGTGCGGGTGATGCACGGCACTGACCCGCTGCTGGTCACCGAGGCGCTGCTGGCGGTAGCCCTGGAGGAACCGAGGGTGCTGGATGACCCCGCCCCCAAGGTGGTGCTGCACCAGATCGGCCGCGAGGGCCTGGAATTCGAACTGTGGGTGTGGACCGCCGAGATCCAGAACCAGCTGCTGCTGCGCAGCGCCATGAACTACGCGATCCACCGGGCCCTGAAGCGGCGCGGCATCCACCTGCTGGGTGAGAAGCAGGTTCTGCAGTTGCTGCCCGAGGCAGGCCCTGGGGCGCCCCTGGCTTTTGATCTGGATGAACAGCTGGCCGCCATCCCCTGCTTCGCCAACATGGATGCGCGCCGCCTGCGCGAGCTGGTGGGCAGTGGCGCCCGCCGCCGGCTGACGGCGGGGCAGATGCTGGTTGAGAAGGGGGACCCAGGCCGGGCCCTGCATCTGGTGCTGGAGGGGAGGATCAGCGCCATCCACGAAACCGAGCGCATCAGCCACCGGCTATTCAGCTTCGGCCCCGGTGAGTTCTTCGGCGAACTGCCTCTGCTGTTGCAGGTGCCCTACCCCACCGCCATGTGGGTGCAGGAGGACGCCGTGCTGTTCGAGATCCCAAGCGGCAACGTTCGCCTGCTGCTGGAGAACCGGCCCGACTTCGCCGAGATCGTGCTGCAGGCCCTGGCCCGTCGCGGCGATGTGTTGCGCAGCTACGAGAGTTGCCTGCGGGAGCGGGGCTTGTTGCGGGAGGGGGATCTGGGCAATCCCTTGCAGTGGCTCAGGGGGCGGTTGCGGCGGGTGCTGGAGCCGAGAGTGGGGGGCTCTTTCCAGTCAACGCAGAATTGA
- a CDS encoding zinc ribbon domain-containing protein codes for MNPSRGPERLVRAGQWLIALLFAYFLIQVGGALIADLPLLSSPPRLEQFLDQPAKTALEAELQPLESRREALQEQAERLGERQQQAQARYEREKASFDNWRSTRSATAQSDQNPEVIARARQLDGLLQQQQQLSGEQAALAARLRQVQASIAVPRQQLQQLQSEAQGRFQAARQRAELRAFGIRLLLVGPLLGLSLWQFRRFHRSDQWPFVWGFLLFGLFAFFVELVPYLPSFGAYIRYGVGALLTFLVGRALIRWLNGYLARKQQEQAAPQEQRQHTIRYEKALQSLARSQCPSCERSLPRREGVLPNYCMHCGLQLQHDCSQCGALHYACFPYCPSCGKPA; via the coding sequence GTGAACCCCTCCCGAGGTCCGGAACGGCTGGTGCGCGCCGGCCAGTGGCTGATCGCCCTGCTGTTCGCCTATTTCCTGATCCAGGTGGGCGGGGCGCTGATCGCCGACCTGCCCCTGCTCTCCAGCCCGCCCAGACTCGAGCAGTTCCTCGACCAGCCGGCCAAAACGGCGCTGGAGGCCGAGCTGCAACCCCTTGAGAGCCGCCGCGAGGCGCTGCAGGAGCAGGCCGAGCGTCTGGGCGAGCGCCAGCAGCAGGCCCAGGCCCGCTATGAGCGCGAGAAGGCCAGCTTCGACAACTGGCGCTCCACCCGCTCGGCCACGGCCCAGTCTGACCAGAACCCGGAGGTGATCGCCCGGGCCCGCCAGCTCGATGGGCTGCTGCAGCAGCAACAGCAGCTCAGCGGCGAGCAGGCGGCACTGGCGGCCCGCTTGCGGCAGGTGCAGGCCTCGATCGCGGTGCCCCGGCAGCAGCTGCAGCAGCTGCAGTCCGAGGCCCAGGGGCGCTTCCAGGCGGCCCGGCAGCGGGCGGAACTGCGGGCCTTCGGCATCCGGCTGTTGCTGGTGGGGCCGCTGCTGGGGCTGTCGCTGTGGCAGTTCCGCCGTTTCCACCGCAGCGACCAGTGGCCCTTCGTGTGGGGGTTCCTGCTGTTCGGCCTGTTCGCCTTCTTCGTGGAGCTGGTGCCCTATCTGCCCAGCTTCGGCGCCTACATCCGCTATGGGGTGGGTGCCCTGCTCACCTTCCTGGTGGGCCGGGCCCTGATCCGCTGGCTGAATGGCTACCTGGCGCGCAAACAGCAGGAGCAGGCGGCGCCGCAGGAGCAGCGCCAGCACACGATCCGCTACGAGAAGGCCCTGCAGTCGCTGGCGCGCAGCCAGTGCCCCAGCTGCGAGCGCAGCCTGCCGCGGCGGGAGGGCGTGCTGCCCAACTACTGCATGCACTGCGGCCTGCAGCTGCAGCACGACTGCAGCCAGTGCGGCGCGCTGCATTACGCCTGCTTCCCCTACTGCCCCAGCTGCGGCAAGCCGGCGTAA
- a CDS encoding DUF952 domain-containing protein has product MAEARPILYSFRRCPYAIRARLALAAAGLKPGVDLELREVSLKAKPPELLAASAKGTVPVLVQGERVIEESLAVMAWALARRDPHGWLQGWSAAEATAIEALIAENDGPFKHHLDRYKYAGRFGAEGEEESHRQAALEILRRWNQRLASGGWLLGERPSLADMALLPFVRQFRLADPQRFDAEAALQPLQAWLGRFLAGAELAAVLDPPWAARQGWWSPGWLYHLALRQEWQAAQAAGSYRRSTRGRSLEQEGFIHLSQAHQLAASHGRFYADLDPAELRLLVLDPERLAATGAVVRLEPAPHSGELFPHLHGPLPLAAVLAAWPWCPEDGPSRSSRW; this is encoded by the coding sequence GTGGCTGAAGCGCGGCCCATCCTCTACAGCTTCCGCCGCTGCCCCTATGCGATCCGGGCGCGGCTGGCCCTGGCGGCGGCGGGGCTGAAGCCCGGCGTGGATCTGGAGCTGAGGGAGGTGAGCCTCAAGGCCAAGCCGCCGGAGCTGCTGGCGGCGTCGGCGAAGGGCACGGTGCCGGTGCTGGTGCAGGGGGAGCGGGTGATCGAGGAGAGCCTGGCGGTGATGGCCTGGGCCCTGGCGCGCCGCGATCCCCACGGCTGGCTGCAGGGCTGGAGCGCGGCCGAGGCCACCGCCATCGAGGCGCTGATTGCTGAGAACGATGGGCCGTTCAAGCACCACCTGGACCGCTACAAGTACGCCGGCCGGTTTGGTGCCGAGGGGGAGGAGGAGAGCCACCGCCAGGCGGCCCTGGAGATCCTGCGCCGCTGGAACCAACGGCTGGCGTCCGGCGGCTGGCTGCTGGGCGAGCGGCCGTCCCTGGCCGACATGGCCCTGCTGCCGTTTGTGCGCCAGTTCCGCCTGGCCGATCCGCAGCGCTTTGACGCCGAAGCGGCGCTGCAGCCGTTGCAGGCCTGGCTGGGCCGCTTTCTGGCCGGAGCGGAGCTGGCGGCGGTGCTGGATCCGCCCTGGGCGGCCCGCCAGGGGTGGTGGTCGCCCGGCTGGCTCTATCACCTGGCCCTGCGGCAGGAGTGGCAGGCGGCGCAGGCCGCCGGCAGCTACCGCCGCTCCACCCGCGGCCGCTCGCTGGAGCAGGAGGGCTTCATCCACCTCAGCCAGGCCCACCAGCTGGCGGCCAGCCATGGCCGCTTCTACGCCGACCTCGATCCCGCCGAGCTGAGGCTGCTGGTGCTCGACCCCGAGCGGCTGGCGGCGACGGGCGCGGTGGTGCGGCTGGAGCCGGCGCCGCACAGCGGCGAGCTGTTTCCTCACCTGCACGGGCCCTTGCCGCTGGCTGCGGTGCTGGCGGCCTGGCCCTGGTGCCCTGAGGATGGGCCAAGCCGGAGCTCACGATGGTGA